AGCTAGAAACAATGGTATCGTTTCCCTGTAGTCCTTGAATCGTATCGTTACTCACAGTTCCTATCAGTGAGTCGTTCCCTACTGTACCTATTATGACCGCCATTTTTTACTCCTGTGTATTTGTCAAACAAAAACATTATCATGCTTTTTGACAAAGTTAATTAATTAATATTAAGTCCGGGTAAATACTTATATATAAAGGTAAGTAGGGGAAAGAGGAAGGGTTTAGATAAAAATGGGACTCACAACTTTACGTTAACTAATTAAGCGGATATTATATAAGATCGCAAATATAATAATTTAACTGACGCTCAATCATGTTAGATTTACTGTGAGATCGCCCTTTGTTTGATTGAAAAAACTCGTTACAAAATTCAACCGCAAGATTTGAACAGATTTAGCAAGAATGAAGCTTGATTGTTGCATATAATTGTTTCATTATTAAAATATAAGAATTTTATTCAACTACAGTATGAGTACAGAAATAGAAAGAAAATTTTTAGTTAAAGGAGAACAATGGCGTGAGGAAGCCACCGGGATCCTCTACCGTCAAGGTTACCTCACCACCACAGAGGGTTTAACCGTGCGAGTACGTATCGTAGGAACTCACGCTTATCTAACCATAAAAGGACCTACTCAAGGCTTCTCCCGCTTGGAATTTGAGTATCCTATTCCCCTAGCTGATGCTCAAATCATGCTAGATTCACTATGCGATCGCCCTTTGATTGAAAAAACTCGTTACAAAATTCAACAAAATGAGCTGACTTGGGAAATAGATGAGTTTAGCGGTGAAAATTTGGGTCTGATCGTAGCTGAGGTGGAACTAACTTCTGAAAATCAGGTCATTCAATTACCAGAGTGGTTAGGAATCGAAGTTTCTGATGATTCTCGCTACTTTAACGCGAATTTAGTTCGATATCCCTATTCTCACTGGGGGACTCCGAGTCGCGATCTCCAAAGTCCTTGAGAAAAATCCGGAATCAATGGTTGCCAATCTGTAGATACGGTTTAACCACTTGACTAATAACTACAAATCTTAAACTCGACACCTTATCGAGGCAAATTTAGTCATGAAAGATAAAGATAAGTTAAATAACTCCAACATAATTGATATTAGGAAATATATGTTTTTAACTAAAAAAAAGGAGATGAGTAACATTAACTCTATCAATGAACTAATATCTGCATATTTACAAAACGATCGTCAATCAGGAGCAAAACTATTTGACTCTCCTGAATATCAGAGAAAATTTAAAGCCCTCGTCGCTAAATACGCATATAGTAGTAACATCAGCTCAGAAGATCTATCCCAAACAGCAAAACTCAAAATTATTCAAGCTTTAAAAGCAGGAAAATATAACCCAGATTTAGGAGATTTCCACCATTGGTCCCTTACGGTAGCGAGATTTGCCATTATAGACTTAGTACGGAAAAATCAGCGTCAATCTAAAGTAATTAGTCTCGACCAAAACATACCAGGTACAGATATTCCCGTAGGAGACACAGTCGCTGATGACTTTAACTCACTAGAAAGTCTTGAACAAGCAGAGTCAGTGATTCGGGTCAAAAGTCTTATTTTTTCTTTGGATGAGCGGTATCCCGAACGAAATTATCGAAAATTGTTTCTAGCTAAAGTAGCAGGTAAAACTCAAAAAGAAATCGCTCTTGAATTAAATATAACCCAAAGTGCAATCTCTAAGCGATGGAAAGAATTGACTGTGCGACTAACAGAAGAAATGCAATTAGTATCCGAGTTTTTATCAGAGCAAAAACCAGCTAAATCTCAGCGTTCTCAAGCACAGTGGTAAAATAAAAGAGTCATCACATTAAGTACACGATATGTATCGAATAATACTTGAATGGAGTGAAGGCGATCGCTTGCGTACGAGAACTATATCTACTGATGATCCTACCTTATTTCCCAATGTGATTCGCCTAGGTCGAGGAGACCAAACTCAATGCGATGTTATCTTAACCAATACGGATCCGCAAATTGAAAGAACAGTATCAAGACTGCACGCAGAAATAATCTTTGACCCTCAAAAAAAAGCTTTTTTCCTCAGAAATTTAACAGGCGATCGCCCCGCGCCTAATCCTATTATTGTAGATAATCAAACCATAATTAAAGAAGTAGTAAAACTCGACTCCGGAACCACTATTAAACTCGGAAAAATTTTACTTACAGTTAAAACTTTAGAAATTATCAGTACCTCTTCTCAGTATATTGTCAAATGCTCTGGACCAAAACAACATCTTTTGACTAAAGAATACGAAGGCTTAAATTGTCCCTATTGTGGCTACCTCGTCTTCACTGGAACAATTTTAAAAACATAGGTGAATTAACAACTATATGGATATTCAAATCATTACTCAAAATTTAGAAACACAAGCACAAGAACAACAGACTTTTTCCTTACCTGTGGTCATAGGGAGAGAAATTACTGAGTTACCAAACAAAATCGAAGAACAAGACGCAACACCATTAGTATTAATTGACTCTAGTAATCAAATTTCTCGATTTCATGCTTTGATTAAATATGATCAAACGCAGGTATTGTTAGAAGATAGAAGTAGTAATGGAACTTTACTCAATGAAGAAAAGATTCTCAAACAAAGTCGCCCACTAAAAAACGGAGATATTCTCAAAATAGGCATCTATACTTTAACTATTAATATACAACTTCCTACAATATTAAATCCTGAACCAACTATTTTAGTCTCACCTACTCAACCCCCAATCACCTCTTCATCCACAATTATTTTCAATCCAGAGACCGATCTTTTAGAATTCCAAACCATCATACCCTCTTCTCCCGTTACTGGTAGCGGTGGCTTTCCACCAGCCCACATTTTTCAAAATGAATTGATTTCCGTTGAAGCTTTACGAGAAACTTCAATTCCCATCGAAGAAAAAATTTATGTCTCCCTAGGTGGTGGGATGGGCAGTTTTGTCTGGGTGGACATGATGAGAATAGCGGGAGTAACTTCAGAACAAATAGCCGTTATCGGACTCAACCCAGTACCCTACGCACGCTACGAAAGATTACTACGCAATTGCCAAATTCCCCGCCACAAAAGAATTCGCTCCGGCTCAGACTCTTGTCCTGATAATATCTGGGGATGGCCCGGTTATGCTCTTAGAGAATCCTGGAGGGATTTACTTTCGGGAAAAATTGCCTCATCCCTAGGTTATCTCTGGCAAGTTTTTTCAGAACCTGTTTTTGCTGATACCTATACTCCCTACGGCGATAATGTTTTTAATTCCATGGTTCGAGAAAAACAACGCATCAGTTGGGACCAAATGTTTCGACAAGGAAGTATTCGCAGTATTCGCAAAACCCAAGATGGACGTTATTGTATTGCTTATTCAGCTAGTGGACCCGAACATAGCGATTATCGCTTCTTACTAACCCATTACGTTCATTTATGCACAGGCTATCCAGCTTTAAAGCTTTTACCAGACTTACAAAAATATCGAGAAGAAACCCAAGATTTAAAATCAGTCGTACAAGGATATGAACCCCATGATCACGTTTATGAAAAGCTAGAAAAAGACGGAGGAACGATTATTCTCAGAGGTTCGGGAATTGTAGCTTCTCAAATCATGGATCGCCTTTATCTGGCTCGTAAAGTTAATCCAAATATTCAGATTATTCATATGAATCGAGACCCTAGACGCGGTAATAGATTCGGATTAGCAAAAAGAGAAGTAGAAAATGATTGGGAATTTCAGCCTTACAATTGGCCAAAAGGCACATGGGGAGGAGATATGCGTCAAATGCTGGAAAAGGCAAGTCCTCAGGTTAGAATGACCTTGTTACGAGATTGGGGTGGAACAACCACAGCTAGTCGTAAATCTTGGCGAGGAATCATTTACCAAGGGTTAACTGAAGGTTGGTATCAGATTAAATACGGCTTAGTCCAAAAAGTCGAACCTCGTCAAGGAGGGGGAA
The window above is part of the Gloeocapsa sp. PCC 73106 genome. Proteins encoded here:
- a CDS encoding CYTH domain-containing protein encodes the protein MSTEIERKFLVKGEQWREEATGILYRQGYLTTTEGLTVRVRIVGTHAYLTIKGPTQGFSRLEFEYPIPLADAQIMLDSLCDRPLIEKTRYKIQQNELTWEIDEFSGENLGLIVAEVELTSENQVIQLPEWLGIEVSDDSRYFNANLVRYPYSHWGTPSRDLQSP
- a CDS encoding sigma-70 family RNA polymerase sigma factor, which codes for MSNINSINELISAYLQNDRQSGAKLFDSPEYQRKFKALVAKYAYSSNISSEDLSQTAKLKIIQALKAGKYNPDLGDFHHWSLTVARFAIIDLVRKNQRQSKVISLDQNIPGTDIPVGDTVADDFNSLESLEQAESVIRVKSLIFSLDERYPERNYRKLFLAKVAGKTQKEIALELNITQSAISKRWKELTVRLTEEMQLVSEFLSEQKPAKSQRSQAQW
- a CDS encoding FHA domain-containing protein, whose amino-acid sequence is MDIQIITQNLETQAQEQQTFSLPVVIGREITELPNKIEEQDATPLVLIDSSNQISRFHALIKYDQTQVLLEDRSSNGTLLNEEKILKQSRPLKNGDILKIGIYTLTINIQLPTILNPEPTILVSPTQPPITSSSTIIFNPETDLLEFQTIIPSSPVTGSGGFPPAHIFQNELISVEALRETSIPIEEKIYVSLGGGMGSFVWVDMMRIAGVTSEQIAVIGLNPVPYARYERLLRNCQIPRHKRIRSGSDSCPDNIWGWPGYALRESWRDLLSGKIASSLGYLWQVFSEPVFADTYTPYGDNVFNSMVREKQRISWDQMFRQGSIRSIRKTQDGRYCIAYSASGPEHSDYRFLLTHYVHLCTGYPALKLLPDLQKYREETQDLKSVVQGYEPHDHVYEKLEKDGGTIILRGSGIVASQIMDRLYLARKVNPNIQIIHMNRDPRRGNRFGLAKREVENDWEFQPYNWPKGTWGGDMRQMLEKASPQVRMTLLRDWGGTTTASRKSWRGIIYQGLTEGWYQIKYGLVQKVEPRQGGGILTTLMTNQGEQNIDADFIVDCTGLISDPRENPLINDLIVHYHLDLNPQERLHVENDFEIIKMRNQYGKFYASGIITLGGPYAPVDTFLGLQYSAHRVTESLATHQAPNVKYIEGIYSIQQWLKWATNQRP
- a CDS encoding FHA domain-containing protein, translated to MYRIILEWSEGDRLRTRTISTDDPTLFPNVIRLGRGDQTQCDVILTNTDPQIERTVSRLHAEIIFDPQKKAFFLRNLTGDRPAPNPIIVDNQTIIKEVVKLDSGTTIKLGKILLTVKTLEIISTSSQYIVKCSGPKQHLLTKEYEGLNCPYCGYLVFTGTILKT